In the genome of Bradyrhizobium ottawaense, the window TCGGCAAGGCGCCCGTCGGCGTGCACATCGTCTCCGGCCGCTACCGCGAAGACCTCTGCCTGCTCGCAGGCGAAGCGATCGAGGCGGGCGGCGTGCCGCCGTCGCCGATCGATCCCGTGGGTTAGCGATGTCCGCGATCTACGATTTCAAGGCCAACTCGCTTGCGGGTGAGGAGGTTGCGCTCCGCCGCTTCGAGGGGCAGGTGCTCCTGATCGTCAACACCGCGAGCAAATGCGGCTTCACGCCGCAATATCGCGGTCTGGAGGATCTGCATCGCGATCTCTCGCCGCGCGGCTTCTCCGTGCTCGGCTTTCCCTGCAACCAGTTCGGCGCGCAGGAGCCGGGGCAGGCGAGCGAGATCCAGGCGTTCTGCTCGACCAATTACGACGTCACCTTTCCCTTGTTCGAGAAGATCGACGTCAACGGCGCCCATGCGCACCCT includes:
- a CDS encoding glutathione peroxidase, which codes for MSAIYDFKANSLAGEEVALRRFEGQVLLIVNTASKCGFTPQYRGLEDLHRDLSPRGFSVLGFPCNQFGAQEPGQASEIQAFCSTNYDVTFPLFEKIDVNGAHAHPLYEYLKHQQSGLLGASIKWNFTKFLVDRQGRVIARYAPTARPEGLRNQIETLL